The genomic DNA GTTCGCCGCGTCGCTCTCGACGCGCGGCAAGTCCGGCGTCGCTCTCGCGGCCGTGCCGCCCGATGCCGTGCCGCCGGAGTTCGCCGCGGACATCCTTGTCTATGACGCGAGCGGCGCGGCCGACCCCGCGGCGCTCGAGGAAGCGTACGAATTTTTTCACGGCTTCATCCGCCATCTCGACGCGTGCGGGCGCATCGTCGTCATCGGCCGCCCGCCTCAGCTTCTGGGCGAGACGCCCGCGGCCGCCGCGGCGCAGGCGCTCGACGGCTTCATGCGCAGCCTCGCCAAGGAAGTCGGACGCAACGGCTCGACCGCGAATCTCGTCACGGTCGAACCCGGCGCCGAGGCGCGCCTTGGCGCGGTGGTTCGATTCGTCGCCTCCGAGCGCAGCGCGTTCGTCACCGGCCAGGCGTTTCCCGTTACCGTCACCGCGACGGCGGGCGCCGGCAAGGACCTGCACGATGTGAAACCGCTGGCCGGCAAGGTCGCCGTCGTCACCGGCGCGGCGCGCGGCATCGGCGCCGAAACCGCAAGGCGTCTCGCGGAAGAAGGCGCGACGGTGGTCGTCGTGGATCGCCCGGACGATTTGGCCGAAGCCGACAAAACCGCGAAGGCGATCGGCGGCGTGGCGTTCGCGCTCGATGTCACCGCGCCGGACGCGCCGAATAAGCTCGACGCGTATCTGCGCGAAACGCACGGGGGCGTGGATATCATCGTGCACAACGCGGGCGTCACGCGCGACAAGACGATCGCGAACATGAAGCCGGAGGCCTGGCGGCTGACCGTGGACGTTTCCGTCGGCGCGCCGCTGCGCATCATGGAAACGCTCATGAAGGGAACGCTGCGAAAGGGCGGGCGCGTCGTGTGCCTGTCGTCCATCGCCGGCATCGCGGGAAATCGCGGGCAGACGAATTACGCCGCCGCGAAGGCGGGCGTCATCGGTATGGTGCGGCATCTGTCCGCGCGGCTCGCGCCGGAGGGCACGACGGTGAACGCGGTCGCGCCCGGCTTCATCGAAACGCGCATGACCGCCGCGATGCCCGCGGCCAACCGCGAGGTCGCCCGCCGCATCGCCGCGCTCTCGCAGGGCGGGCAGCCGCAGGATGTGGCGGAGGTCATCACGTTTCTCGCGTCGCCCGGCGCGGTCGGCGTGACCGGCGCGGTGATCCGCGTCTGCGGCGGAAATCTTGTGGGAGCGTAAACACTCGTCGCGCAAATCGGCGCGCCGGCAGGGAAATGGTCGTAAAATTTCGAAAAGACCGCAGGAGGTGAGGGCGTCATGACCGCGAACACGCACGCCGAAAGCATACCGGGCGCGAAGATCAGCCCCGTGCCGTTTCTGGTGATTTTCTTTTTACCGATGACCGTTGTGACCGGATTCTACACCGGCGGATGGTTCACGTTCTCCACGGTCCTTTGGACGTTCGGCATCGTGCCGCTGCTCGACGTGATCCTCGGCATCGACAAGAAAAATCCGGAAGGGTTCGAGGAGGCCGACCTGGTGAACAACCGCACGTTCCGCTACATCACCTGGGCGTGCGCGCCGGTGCAGGTGGCGCTCACGTTCTGGGCGATGGGAGCCGTGTCGCATTACGCGCTGTCGTGGATCGAGATCGCGGGCCTTGCGGTGTCGCTCGGCATCACCGGCGGCACGATGGGCATCAACGTCTCGCACGAACTGATCCACCGCGACAACCGCTTCGAGCGGCGCCTGGGCAAGATGATGCTCTGGACCGTCTGCTACACGCATTGGGCGATCGAGCACGTCTACGGCCATCACGCTCACGTCGCGACGCCGAAGGATCCGGCGACGTCCTGGCTCGGCGAGTCGTTCTACCGCTTCTGGCCACGCACCGTAATCGGCACGTTCAAAAGCGCGTGGGAGATCGAGCTGCGCCGCCTCGCGAGGATGAAAAAGCCGGTGTGGTCGATCCACAACCAGATCCTGATGGGCGTCGTGTACGAAGCCGCGCTCGCCGCCGGCATCGGCGTCGTGTTCGGCCCGATCGCGCTTGGCGTCTTCCTCGTGCAGGCGGTCGTCGCGTTTTCGCTGCTCGAGGTCGTCAACTATCTGGAACACTATGGCCTGGTGCGCCGCGAGATCGCGGACGGCAAATACGAGCGCGTCACGCCGATCCACTCCTGGAACGCGAGCAACTGGATGACGAACTACTTCCTGTTCCACCTCCAGCGCCACTCCGACCACCACGCCGCGCCCGGCCGCCGCTACCAGATCCTCCGGCACTTCGACGAAAGCCCGCAGCTCCCCACCGGCTACGCGGGCATG from bacterium includes the following:
- a CDS encoding 3-oxoacyl-ACP reductase, which produces FAASLSTRGKSGVALAAVPPDAVPPEFAADILVYDASGAADPAALEEAYEFFHGFIRHLDACGRIVVIGRPPQLLGETPAAAAAQALDGFMRSLAKEVGRNGSTANLVTVEPGAEARLGAVVRFVASERSAFVTGQAFPVTVTATAGAGKDLHDVKPLAGKVAVVTGAARGIGAETARRLAEEGATVVVVDRPDDLAEADKTAKAIGGVAFALDVTAPDAPNKLDAYLRETHGGVDIIVHNAGVTRDKTIANMKPEAWRLTVDVSVGAPLRIMETLMKGTLRKGGRVVCLSSIAGIAGNRGQTNYAAAKAGVIGMVRHLSARLAPEGTTVNAVAPGFIETRMTAAMPAANREVARRIAALSQGGQPQDVAEVITFLASPGAVGVTGAVIRVCGGNLVGA
- a CDS encoding alkane 1-monooxygenase; amino-acid sequence: MTANTHAESIPGAKISPVPFLVIFFLPMTVVTGFYTGGWFTFSTVLWTFGIVPLLDVILGIDKKNPEGFEEADLVNNRTFRYITWACAPVQVALTFWAMGAVSHYALSWIEIAGLAVSLGITGGTMGINVSHELIHRDNRFERRLGKMMLWTVCYTHWAIEHVYGHHAHVATPKDPATSWLGESFYRFWPRTVIGTFKSAWEIELRRLARMKKPVWSIHNQILMGVVYEAALAAGIGVVFGPIALGVFLVQAVVAFSLLEVVNYLEHYGLVRREIADGKYERVTPIHSWNASNWMTNYFLFHLQRHSDHHAAPGRRYQILRHFDESPQLPTGYAGMVLLALVPPAWFKVMDPKVKRFRAMQDAYKAESEEDFAKTAQA